In Piliocolobus tephrosceles isolate RC106 chromosome 12, ASM277652v3, whole genome shotgun sequence, one DNA window encodes the following:
- the TRO gene encoding trophinin isoform X4 — MDRRNDYGYRVPPFQGPLPPPGSLGLPFPPDIQTETTEEDSVLLMHTLLAATKDSLAMDPPVVNRPKKSKTKKAPIKAITKAAPAAPPVPTANEIATNKPKITLQALNLPVITQISQASPTTEVTNTQVSSVTAQPKKANKMKRVTAKAAQGSQSPTGREGGATQLKSPLQVLNLPVISQNIHVPIANESASSQTLITSIKPKKASKAKKAANKAIASATEVSLAPTATHTATTQGQVTNETASIHTTAASIRTKKASKARKTIAKVINTDTEHIEAANVTETATRQIEASVVVIRPKKSKGKKAASRGPNSVSEISEALLATQMVTNQALAATLRVKRGSRARKASTKARATESQTPNADQGTQAKMASAQTNVSALETQVAAAVQALADDYLAQLSLEPTTRTRGKRNRKSKHLNGDERSGNNYRRIPWGRRPAPPRDVAILQERANKLVKYLLVKDQTKIPIKRSDMLRDVIQEYDEYFPEIIERASYALEKMFRVNLKEIDKQSSLYILISTRESSAGILGTTKDTPKLGLLMVILSVIFMNGNKASEAVIWEVLRKLGLHPGVRHSLFGEVRKLITDEFVKQKYLEYKRVPNSRPPEYEFFWGLRSYHETSKMKVLKFACKVQKKDPKDWAVQYHEAVEMEVQAAAVAVAEAEARAEIYSPCLQIPLINCISPSHGAKVHPWNLCPHSSQSSYGQSAEGVM; from the exons ATGGATAGGAGAAATGACTACGGATATAGGGTGCCTCCATTTCAG GGCCCTCTGCCTCCCCCTGGGAGCCTGGGGCTTCCCTTCCCTCCAGATATACAGACTGAGACTACAGAAGAGGACAGTGTCTTGCTGATGCATACCCTGTTGGCGGCAACCAAGGACTCCCTGGCCATGGACCCACCAGTTGTCAACCGGCCTAAGAAAAGCAAGACCAAGAAGGCCCCTATAAAGGCTATTACTAAGGCTGCACCTGCTGCCCCTCCAGTCCCAACTGCCAATGAGATTGCCACCAACAAGCCCAAAATAACTTTGCAGGCTTTAAACCTGCCAGTCATTACCCAGATCAGTCAGGCTTCACCTACCACTGAGGTAACCAATACTCAGGTTTCTTCAGTCACTGCTCAGCCTAAGAAAGCCAACAAGATGAAGAGAGTTACTGCCAAGGCAGCCCAAGGCTCCCAATCCCCAACTGGCCGTGAGGGTGGTGCTACACAGCTCAAGTCACCCTTACAGGTCCTAAACCTACCAGTCATCTCACAGAATATTCACGTTCCAATTGCCAATGAGTCAGCCAGTTCCCAGACCTTGATAACCTCTATCAAGCCTAAGAAAGCTTCCAAGGCTAAGAAGGCTGCGAATAAGGCCATAGCTAGTGCCACCGAGGTCTCACTGGCTCCAACTGCCACCCATACAGCTACCACCCAAGGCCAAGTTACCAATGAGACAGCCAGTATCCACACCACAGCAGCCTCCATCCGAACCAAGAAAGCCTCCAAAGCCAGGAAGACAATTGCTAAGGTCATAAATACTGACACTGAGCATATAGAGGCTGCAAATGTCACTGAGACAGCTACCAGGCAGATTGAGGCCTCAGTAGTAGTTATCAGGCCCAAAAAATCCAAGGGCAAGAAGGCTGCCAGTAGGGGCCCAAATTCTGTCTCTGAGATTTCTGAGGCCCTACTTGCCACTCAAATGGTCACAAACCAGGCCCTGGCAGCCACCCTGCGGGTCAAGAGAGGGTCTAGGGCTCGGAAGGCTTCCACTAAGGCTCGGGCAACTGAAAGCCAGACTCCAAATGCTGACCAAGGGACCCAGGCCAAGATGGCCTCTGCTCAGACCAACGTAAGTGCCCTTGAGACTCAGGTTGCTGCTGCTGTCCAGGCCCTGGCAGATGACTATCTGGCTCAGTTGAGTCTGGAGCCCACAACCAGGACCCGGGGCAAGAGAAACCGAAAG TCCAAGCATCTGAATGGGGATGAGAGAAGTGGCAATAATTACAGGCGGATCCCATGGGGTCGGAGGCCTGCGCCACCGCGAGATGTGGCCATTTTACAAGAAAGG GCTAATAAGTTGGTGAAATACCTGTTGGTTAAGGACCAGACAAAGATCCCCATCAAGCGCTCAG ACATGCTGAGGGATGTCATCCAAGAATACGATGAATATTTCCCAGAAATCATTGAACGAGCAAGCTACGCTCTGGAGAAG ATGTTTCGAGTCAATCTGAAAGAAATTGATAAGCAAAGTAGCTTGTATATTCTCATCAGCACTCGGGAATCCTCTGCAGGCATACTGGGAAC GACCAAGGACACACCCAAGCTGGGTCTCCTCATGGTGATTCTGAGTGTCATTTTTATGAATGGCAACAAGGCCAGTGAGG CTGTCATCTGGGAGGTGCTGCGCAAGTTGGGGCTGCACCCTGG GGTGAGGCATTCACTCTTTGGGGAAGTGAGGAAGCTCATCACAGACGAGTTTGTGAAGCAGAA GTACCTGGAGTACAAGAGGGTCCCTAACAGCAGACCACCTGAATATGAGTTCTTCTGGGGCTTGCGCTCCTACCATGAGACTAGCAAGATGAAAGTCCTCAAGTTTGCATGCAAG GTGCAGAAAAAAGACCCCAAGGACTGGGCTGTGCAGTACCATGAGGCAGTGGAGATGGAAGTCCAAGCTGCAGCTGTGGCTGTGGCTGAGGCTGAAGCCAGGGCTGAG atttattCCCCATGTTTACAGATACCACTAATAAATTGCATCAGTCCTTCCCATGGAGCCAAAGTACATCCTTGGAATCTTTGTCCACACAGCAGTCAAAGCAGCTACGGCCAATCAGCTGAGGGTGTCATGTGA
- the TRO gene encoding trophinin isoform X5, whose translation MDRRNDYGYRVPPFQSKHLNGDERSGNNYRRIPWGRRPAPPRDVAILQERANKLVKYLLVKDQTKIPIKRSDMLRDVIQEYDEYFPEIIERASYALEKMFRVNLKEIDKQSSLYILISTRESSAGILGTTKDTPKLGLLMVILSVIFMNGNKASEAVIWEVLRKLGLHPGVRHSLFGEVRKLITDEFVKQKYLEYKRVPNSRPPEYEFFWGLRSYHETSKMKVLKFACKVQKKDPKDWAVQYHEAVEMEVQAAAVAVAEAEARAEIYSPCLQIPLINCISPSHGAKVHPWNLCPHSSQSSYGQSAEGVM comes from the exons ATGGATAGGAGAAATGACTACGGATATAGGGTGCCTCCATTTCAG TCCAAGCATCTGAATGGGGATGAGAGAAGTGGCAATAATTACAGGCGGATCCCATGGGGTCGGAGGCCTGCGCCACCGCGAGATGTGGCCATTTTACAAGAAAGG GCTAATAAGTTGGTGAAATACCTGTTGGTTAAGGACCAGACAAAGATCCCCATCAAGCGCTCAG ACATGCTGAGGGATGTCATCCAAGAATACGATGAATATTTCCCAGAAATCATTGAACGAGCAAGCTACGCTCTGGAGAAG ATGTTTCGAGTCAATCTGAAAGAAATTGATAAGCAAAGTAGCTTGTATATTCTCATCAGCACTCGGGAATCCTCTGCAGGCATACTGGGAAC GACCAAGGACACACCCAAGCTGGGTCTCCTCATGGTGATTCTGAGTGTCATTTTTATGAATGGCAACAAGGCCAGTGAGG CTGTCATCTGGGAGGTGCTGCGCAAGTTGGGGCTGCACCCTGG GGTGAGGCATTCACTCTTTGGGGAAGTGAGGAAGCTCATCACAGACGAGTTTGTGAAGCAGAA GTACCTGGAGTACAAGAGGGTCCCTAACAGCAGACCACCTGAATATGAGTTCTTCTGGGGCTTGCGCTCCTACCATGAGACTAGCAAGATGAAAGTCCTCAAGTTTGCATGCAAG GTGCAGAAAAAAGACCCCAAGGACTGGGCTGTGCAGTACCATGAGGCAGTGGAGATGGAAGTCCAAGCTGCAGCTGTGGCTGTGGCTGAGGCTGAAGCCAGGGCTGAG atttattCCCCATGTTTACAGATACCACTAATAAATTGCATCAGTCCTTCCCATGGAGCCAAAGTACATCCTTGGAATCTTTGTCCACACAGCAGTCAAAGCAGCTACGGCCAATCAGCTGAGGGTGTCATGTGA
- the TRO gene encoding trophinin isoform X1, whose product MDRRNDYGYRVPPFQGPLPPPGSLGLPFPPDIQTETTEEDSVLLMHTLLAATKDSLAMDPPVVNRPKKSKTKKAPIKAITKAAPAAPPVPTANEIATNKPKITLQALNLPVITQISQASPTTEVTNTQVSSVTAQPKKANKMKRVTAKAAQGSQSPTGREGGATQLKSPLQVLNLPVISQNIHVPIANESASSQTLITSIKPKKASKAKKAANKAIASATEVSLAPTATHTATTQGQVTNETASIHTTAASIRTKKASKARKTIAKVINTDTEHIEAANVTETATRQIEASVVVIRPKKSKGKKAASRGPNSVSEISEALLATQMVTNQALAATLRVKRGSRARKASTKARATESQTPNADQGTQAKMASAQTNVSALETQVAAAVQALADDYLAQLSLEPTTRTRGKRNRKSKHLNGDERSGNNYRRIPWGRRPAPPRDVAILQERANKLVKYLLVKDQTKIPIKRSDMLRDVIQEYDEYFPEIIERASYALEKMFRVNLKEIDKQSSLYILISTRESSAGILGTTKDTPKLGLLMVILSVIFMNGNKASEAVIWEVLRKLGLHPGVRHSLFGEVRKLITDEFVKQKYLEYKRVPNSRPPEYEFFWGLRSYHETSKMKVLKFACKVQKKDPKDWAVQYHEAVEMEVQAAAVAVAEAEARAEARAQMGIGEEAVAGPWNWDDMDIDCLTREELGDDAQAWSRFSFEIEARAQENADASTNVNFSRGAGTRAGFSDGASISFNGAPSSSGGPGITFGGAPSSSASFGNTASVSFGGTLSTSSSFSSAASISFGGAPSTSTSFSSEASISFGGTPCTSASFSGGVSSSFSGPLNSATFSGAASSGFGGTLSTMAGFSGVLSPSTSFGSAPTTNTVFSSALSTSTGFGGTLSTSVCFGGSPSSSGSFGGTLSTSICFGGSPCTSTGFGGTLSTSVSFGGSSSTSANCGGTLSTSICFDGSPSTGAGFGGALNTSASFGGALNTSAGFGGAMSTSANFGGTLSTSVCFGGSPGTSVSFGGALNTSAGFGGAVSTSTDFGGTLSTSVCFGGSPSTSAGFGGALNTNASFGCAISTSAGFSGAIGASAGFSGVPSTNPGFGGAFNTNAGFGGALSTTTDFGGTPSNSIGFGVAPSTSVSFGGAHSTSLCFGGAPSTSLCFGSASNTNLCFGGPPSTSACFSGATSPSFGDGPSTSTGFSFGNGLSTSAGFGGGLNTSAGFGGGLGTSAGFSGGLSTSSGFDGGLGTSAGFSGGPGTSTGFGGGLGTSAGFSGGLGTGAGFGGGLVTSDGFGGGLGTNASFSSTLGTGAGFSGGLSTSDGFGGKPNASFDRGLSTIIGFGSGSNTSTGFTGEPSTSTGFNSGPSSIVGFSGGPSTGVGFCSGPSISGFSGGPSTGAGFGGGPNTGVGFGGGPSTSAGFSSGATSLGACGFSYG is encoded by the exons ATGGATAGGAGAAATGACTACGGATATAGGGTGCCTCCATTTCAG GGCCCTCTGCCTCCCCCTGGGAGCCTGGGGCTTCCCTTCCCTCCAGATATACAGACTGAGACTACAGAAGAGGACAGTGTCTTGCTGATGCATACCCTGTTGGCGGCAACCAAGGACTCCCTGGCCATGGACCCACCAGTTGTCAACCGGCCTAAGAAAAGCAAGACCAAGAAGGCCCCTATAAAGGCTATTACTAAGGCTGCACCTGCTGCCCCTCCAGTCCCAACTGCCAATGAGATTGCCACCAACAAGCCCAAAATAACTTTGCAGGCTTTAAACCTGCCAGTCATTACCCAGATCAGTCAGGCTTCACCTACCACTGAGGTAACCAATACTCAGGTTTCTTCAGTCACTGCTCAGCCTAAGAAAGCCAACAAGATGAAGAGAGTTACTGCCAAGGCAGCCCAAGGCTCCCAATCCCCAACTGGCCGTGAGGGTGGTGCTACACAGCTCAAGTCACCCTTACAGGTCCTAAACCTACCAGTCATCTCACAGAATATTCACGTTCCAATTGCCAATGAGTCAGCCAGTTCCCAGACCTTGATAACCTCTATCAAGCCTAAGAAAGCTTCCAAGGCTAAGAAGGCTGCGAATAAGGCCATAGCTAGTGCCACCGAGGTCTCACTGGCTCCAACTGCCACCCATACAGCTACCACCCAAGGCCAAGTTACCAATGAGACAGCCAGTATCCACACCACAGCAGCCTCCATCCGAACCAAGAAAGCCTCCAAAGCCAGGAAGACAATTGCTAAGGTCATAAATACTGACACTGAGCATATAGAGGCTGCAAATGTCACTGAGACAGCTACCAGGCAGATTGAGGCCTCAGTAGTAGTTATCAGGCCCAAAAAATCCAAGGGCAAGAAGGCTGCCAGTAGGGGCCCAAATTCTGTCTCTGAGATTTCTGAGGCCCTACTTGCCACTCAAATGGTCACAAACCAGGCCCTGGCAGCCACCCTGCGGGTCAAGAGAGGGTCTAGGGCTCGGAAGGCTTCCACTAAGGCTCGGGCAACTGAAAGCCAGACTCCAAATGCTGACCAAGGGACCCAGGCCAAGATGGCCTCTGCTCAGACCAACGTAAGTGCCCTTGAGACTCAGGTTGCTGCTGCTGTCCAGGCCCTGGCAGATGACTATCTGGCTCAGTTGAGTCTGGAGCCCACAACCAGGACCCGGGGCAAGAGAAACCGAAAG TCCAAGCATCTGAATGGGGATGAGAGAAGTGGCAATAATTACAGGCGGATCCCATGGGGTCGGAGGCCTGCGCCACCGCGAGATGTGGCCATTTTACAAGAAAGG GCTAATAAGTTGGTGAAATACCTGTTGGTTAAGGACCAGACAAAGATCCCCATCAAGCGCTCAG ACATGCTGAGGGATGTCATCCAAGAATACGATGAATATTTCCCAGAAATCATTGAACGAGCAAGCTACGCTCTGGAGAAG ATGTTTCGAGTCAATCTGAAAGAAATTGATAAGCAAAGTAGCTTGTATATTCTCATCAGCACTCGGGAATCCTCTGCAGGCATACTGGGAAC GACCAAGGACACACCCAAGCTGGGTCTCCTCATGGTGATTCTGAGTGTCATTTTTATGAATGGCAACAAGGCCAGTGAGG CTGTCATCTGGGAGGTGCTGCGCAAGTTGGGGCTGCACCCTGG GGTGAGGCATTCACTCTTTGGGGAAGTGAGGAAGCTCATCACAGACGAGTTTGTGAAGCAGAA GTACCTGGAGTACAAGAGGGTCCCTAACAGCAGACCACCTGAATATGAGTTCTTCTGGGGCTTGCGCTCCTACCATGAGACTAGCAAGATGAAAGTCCTCAAGTTTGCATGCAAG GTGCAGAAAAAAGACCCCAAGGACTGGGCTGTGCAGTACCATGAGGCAGTGGAGATGGAAGTCCAAGCTGCAGCTGTGGCTGTGGCTGAGGCTGAAGCCAGGGCTGAGGCAAGAGCCCAAATGGGGATTGGAGAGGAAGCTGTGGCTGGGCCCTGGAATTGGGATGACATGGATATCGACTGCCTAACAAGGGAAGAGTTAGGTGACGATGCTCAGGCCTGGAGCAGATTTTCATTTGAAATTGAGGCCAGAGCCCAAGAAAATGCAGATGCCAGCACCAACGTCAACTTCAGCAGAGGAGCTGGTACCAGGGCTGGCTTCAGCGATGGTGCTAGTATTAGCTTCAATGGTGCACCCAGCTCCAGTGGTGGACCTGGCATTACCTTTGGTGGTGCACCCAGCTCCAGTGCCAGCTTTGGCAATACAGCCAGCGTTAGCTTTGGTGGCACACTGAGCACTAGTTCCAGCTTCAGCAGTGCAGCCAGCATTAGCTTTGGTGGTGCACCCAGCACCAGCACTAGTTTCAGCAGTGAAGCCAGCATTAGCTTCGGTGGCACGCCTTGTACCAGTGCCAGCTTTAGTGGTGGAGTCAGCTCTAGTTTTAGTGGCCCACTCAACAGTGCCACTTTCAGTGGTGCAGCCAGCTCTGGCTTTGGAGGCACACTCAGCACCATGGCTGGCTTTAGTGGTGTACTCAGCCCCAGCACCAGCTTTGGCAGTGCACCCACAACGAACACAGTCTTCAGTAGTGCGCTTAGCACCAGCACTGGCTTTGGAGGCACACTCAGCACCAGTGTCTGCTTTGGTGGCTCTCCCAGCTCCAGTGGTAGCTTTGGTGGTACACTCAGTACCAGTATCTGCTTTGGTGGCTCTCCCTGCACCAGCACTGGCTTTGGAGGCACACTCAGCACTAGTGTCTCCTTTGGTGGCTCTTCCAGCACCAGTGCCAATTGTGGTGGTACACTAAGTACCAGCATCTGCTTTGATGGCTCTCCCAGCACCGGTGCTGGCTTTGGTGGTGCTCTCAACACCAGTGCCAGCTTTGGTGGTGCGCTCAACACCAGTGCTGGTTTTGGTGGTGCTATGAGCACCAGTGCCAACTTTGGCGGTACACTAAGCACCAGTGTCTGCTTTGGTGGCTCTCCTGGCACCAGTGTCAGCTTTGGCGGTGCACTCAACACCAGTGCTGGTTTTGGTGGTGCTGTCAGCACCAGCACTGACTTTGGTGGTACACTAAGCACCAGTGTCTGTTTTGGTGGCTCTCCCAGCACCAGTGCTGGCTTTGGTGGTGCACTCAACACCAATGCCAGCTTTGGCTGTGCCATCAGCACCAGTGCCGGCTTCAGTGGTGCTATTGGTGCCAGTGCTGGCTTCAGTGGTGTACCCAGCACCAACCCTGGCTTTGGCGGTGCATTTAACACCAATGCTGGCTTCGGTGGGGCACTTAGTACCACTACTGACTTCGGTGGTACTCCCAGCAACAGCATAGGCTTTGGTGTTGCTCCCAGCACCAGTGTCAGCTTTGGTGGTGCTCATAGCACCAGCCTCTGTTTTGGTGGAGCTCCCAGCACCAGCCTCTGCTTTGGCAGTGCATCTAATACTAACCTATGCTTTGGTGGCCCTCCTAGCACCAGTGCCTGCTTTAGTGGTGCTACCAGCCCTAGTTTTGGTGATGGACCCAGCACCAGTACCGGTTTCAGCTTTGGCAACGGGTTAAGCACCAGTGCTGGATTTGGTGGTGGACTGAACACCAGTGCTGGCTTTGGTGGTGGCCTAGGCACCAGTGCTGGCTTCAGTGGTGGTCTAAGCACCAGTTCTGGCTTTGATGGTGGGCTAGGTACCAGCGCTGGCTTCAGTGGAGGACCAGGCACCAGCACTGGCTTTGGTGGTGGACTGGGCACCAGCGCTGGCTTCAGTGGCGGACTGGGCACCGGTGCTGGCTTTGGTGGTGGACTGGTCACTAGTGATGGCTTTGGTGGTGGACTGGGCACCAATGCTAGTTTCAGCAGCACACTTGGCACCGGTGCTGGCTTTAGCGGTGGCCTCAGCACCAGCGATGGCTTTGGCGGTAAGCCTAATGCCAGCTTCGACAGAGGACTGAGTACCATCATTGGCTTTGGCAGTGGTTCCAACACCAGCACTGGCTTTACTGGCGAACCCAGCACCAGCACGGGCTTCAATAGTGGACCCAGTTCTATTGTTGGCTTCAGTGGTGGACCAAGCACTGGTGTTGGCTTCTGCAGTGGACCAAGCATCAGTGGCTTCAGCGGTGGACCGAGCACAGGAGCTGGCTTCGGCGGTGGACCAAACACTGGTGTTGGCTTTGGTGGTGGACCGAGCACCAGTGCTGGCTTCAGCAGTGGAGCCACCAGTCTTGGTGCCTGTGGCTTCTCCTATGGCTAG
- the TRO gene encoding trophinin isoform X2, whose amino-acid sequence MDRRNDYGYRVPPFQSKHLNGDERSGNNYRRIPWGRRPAPPRDVAILQERANKLVKYLLVKDQTKIPIKRSDMLRDVIQEYDEYFPEIIERASYALEKMFRVNLKEIDKQSSLYILISTRESSAGILGTTKDTPKLGLLMVILSVIFMNGNKASEAVIWEVLRKLGLHPGVRHSLFGEVRKLITDEFVKQKYLEYKRVPNSRPPEYEFFWGLRSYHETSKMKVLKFACKVQKKDPKDWAVQYHEAVEMEVQAAAVAVAEAEARAEARAQMGIGEEAVAGPWNWDDMDIDCLTREELGDDAQAWSRFSFEIEARAQENADASTNVNFSRGAGTRAGFSDGASISFNGAPSSSGGPGITFGGAPSSSASFGNTASVSFGGTLSTSSSFSSAASISFGGAPSTSTSFSSEASISFGGTPCTSASFSGGVSSSFSGPLNSATFSGAASSGFGGTLSTMAGFSGVLSPSTSFGSAPTTNTVFSSALSTSTGFGGTLSTSVCFGGSPSSSGSFGGTLSTSICFGGSPCTSTGFGGTLSTSVSFGGSSSTSANCGGTLSTSICFDGSPSTGAGFGGALNTSASFGGALNTSAGFGGAMSTSANFGGTLSTSVCFGGSPGTSVSFGGALNTSAGFGGAVSTSTDFGGTLSTSVCFGGSPSTSAGFGGALNTNASFGCAISTSAGFSGAIGASAGFSGVPSTNPGFGGAFNTNAGFGGALSTTTDFGGTPSNSIGFGVAPSTSVSFGGAHSTSLCFGGAPSTSLCFGSASNTNLCFGGPPSTSACFSGATSPSFGDGPSTSTGFSFGNGLSTSAGFGGGLNTSAGFGGGLGTSAGFSGGLSTSSGFDGGLGTSAGFSGGPGTSTGFGGGLGTSAGFSGGLGTGAGFGGGLVTSDGFGGGLGTNASFSSTLGTGAGFSGGLSTSDGFGGKPNASFDRGLSTIIGFGSGSNTSTGFTGEPSTSTGFNSGPSSIVGFSGGPSTGVGFCSGPSISGFSGGPSTGAGFGGGPNTGVGFGGGPSTSAGFSSGATSLGACGFSYG is encoded by the exons ATGGATAGGAGAAATGACTACGGATATAGGGTGCCTCCATTTCAG TCCAAGCATCTGAATGGGGATGAGAGAAGTGGCAATAATTACAGGCGGATCCCATGGGGTCGGAGGCCTGCGCCACCGCGAGATGTGGCCATTTTACAAGAAAGG GCTAATAAGTTGGTGAAATACCTGTTGGTTAAGGACCAGACAAAGATCCCCATCAAGCGCTCAG ACATGCTGAGGGATGTCATCCAAGAATACGATGAATATTTCCCAGAAATCATTGAACGAGCAAGCTACGCTCTGGAGAAG ATGTTTCGAGTCAATCTGAAAGAAATTGATAAGCAAAGTAGCTTGTATATTCTCATCAGCACTCGGGAATCCTCTGCAGGCATACTGGGAAC GACCAAGGACACACCCAAGCTGGGTCTCCTCATGGTGATTCTGAGTGTCATTTTTATGAATGGCAACAAGGCCAGTGAGG CTGTCATCTGGGAGGTGCTGCGCAAGTTGGGGCTGCACCCTGG GGTGAGGCATTCACTCTTTGGGGAAGTGAGGAAGCTCATCACAGACGAGTTTGTGAAGCAGAA GTACCTGGAGTACAAGAGGGTCCCTAACAGCAGACCACCTGAATATGAGTTCTTCTGGGGCTTGCGCTCCTACCATGAGACTAGCAAGATGAAAGTCCTCAAGTTTGCATGCAAG GTGCAGAAAAAAGACCCCAAGGACTGGGCTGTGCAGTACCATGAGGCAGTGGAGATGGAAGTCCAAGCTGCAGCTGTGGCTGTGGCTGAGGCTGAAGCCAGGGCTGAGGCAAGAGCCCAAATGGGGATTGGAGAGGAAGCTGTGGCTGGGCCCTGGAATTGGGATGACATGGATATCGACTGCCTAACAAGGGAAGAGTTAGGTGACGATGCTCAGGCCTGGAGCAGATTTTCATTTGAAATTGAGGCCAGAGCCCAAGAAAATGCAGATGCCAGCACCAACGTCAACTTCAGCAGAGGAGCTGGTACCAGGGCTGGCTTCAGCGATGGTGCTAGTATTAGCTTCAATGGTGCACCCAGCTCCAGTGGTGGACCTGGCATTACCTTTGGTGGTGCACCCAGCTCCAGTGCCAGCTTTGGCAATACAGCCAGCGTTAGCTTTGGTGGCACACTGAGCACTAGTTCCAGCTTCAGCAGTGCAGCCAGCATTAGCTTTGGTGGTGCACCCAGCACCAGCACTAGTTTCAGCAGTGAAGCCAGCATTAGCTTCGGTGGCACGCCTTGTACCAGTGCCAGCTTTAGTGGTGGAGTCAGCTCTAGTTTTAGTGGCCCACTCAACAGTGCCACTTTCAGTGGTGCAGCCAGCTCTGGCTTTGGAGGCACACTCAGCACCATGGCTGGCTTTAGTGGTGTACTCAGCCCCAGCACCAGCTTTGGCAGTGCACCCACAACGAACACAGTCTTCAGTAGTGCGCTTAGCACCAGCACTGGCTTTGGAGGCACACTCAGCACCAGTGTCTGCTTTGGTGGCTCTCCCAGCTCCAGTGGTAGCTTTGGTGGTACACTCAGTACCAGTATCTGCTTTGGTGGCTCTCCCTGCACCAGCACTGGCTTTGGAGGCACACTCAGCACTAGTGTCTCCTTTGGTGGCTCTTCCAGCACCAGTGCCAATTGTGGTGGTACACTAAGTACCAGCATCTGCTTTGATGGCTCTCCCAGCACCGGTGCTGGCTTTGGTGGTGCTCTCAACACCAGTGCCAGCTTTGGTGGTGCGCTCAACACCAGTGCTGGTTTTGGTGGTGCTATGAGCACCAGTGCCAACTTTGGCGGTACACTAAGCACCAGTGTCTGCTTTGGTGGCTCTCCTGGCACCAGTGTCAGCTTTGGCGGTGCACTCAACACCAGTGCTGGTTTTGGTGGTGCTGTCAGCACCAGCACTGACTTTGGTGGTACACTAAGCACCAGTGTCTGTTTTGGTGGCTCTCCCAGCACCAGTGCTGGCTTTGGTGGTGCACTCAACACCAATGCCAGCTTTGGCTGTGCCATCAGCACCAGTGCCGGCTTCAGTGGTGCTATTGGTGCCAGTGCTGGCTTCAGTGGTGTACCCAGCACCAACCCTGGCTTTGGCGGTGCATTTAACACCAATGCTGGCTTCGGTGGGGCACTTAGTACCACTACTGACTTCGGTGGTACTCCCAGCAACAGCATAGGCTTTGGTGTTGCTCCCAGCACCAGTGTCAGCTTTGGTGGTGCTCATAGCACCAGCCTCTGTTTTGGTGGAGCTCCCAGCACCAGCCTCTGCTTTGGCAGTGCATCTAATACTAACCTATGCTTTGGTGGCCCTCCTAGCACCAGTGCCTGCTTTAGTGGTGCTACCAGCCCTAGTTTTGGTGATGGACCCAGCACCAGTACCGGTTTCAGCTTTGGCAACGGGTTAAGCACCAGTGCTGGATTTGGTGGTGGACTGAACACCAGTGCTGGCTTTGGTGGTGGCCTAGGCACCAGTGCTGGCTTCAGTGGTGGTCTAAGCACCAGTTCTGGCTTTGATGGTGGGCTAGGTACCAGCGCTGGCTTCAGTGGAGGACCAGGCACCAGCACTGGCTTTGGTGGTGGACTGGGCACCAGCGCTGGCTTCAGTGGCGGACTGGGCACCGGTGCTGGCTTTGGTGGTGGACTGGTCACTAGTGATGGCTTTGGTGGTGGACTGGGCACCAATGCTAGTTTCAGCAGCACACTTGGCACCGGTGCTGGCTTTAGCGGTGGCCTCAGCACCAGCGATGGCTTTGGCGGTAAGCCTAATGCCAGCTTCGACAGAGGACTGAGTACCATCATTGGCTTTGGCAGTGGTTCCAACACCAGCACTGGCTTTACTGGCGAACCCAGCACCAGCACGGGCTTCAATAGTGGACCCAGTTCTATTGTTGGCTTCAGTGGTGGACCAAGCACTGGTGTTGGCTTCTGCAGTGGACCAAGCATCAGTGGCTTCAGCGGTGGACCGAGCACAGGAGCTGGCTTCGGCGGTGGACCAAACACTGGTGTTGGCTTTGGTGGTGGACCGAGCACCAGTGCTGGCTTCAGCAGTGGAGCCACCAGTCTTGGTGCCTGTGGCTTCTCCTATGGCTAG